CACAATTTGCAGTTCGCCCTTATAACGAATATCCAGATTATTATCAATGGTCACATCGCCCTGTTTTAATGGTTTTGTATCATGTGCAGGGAAGTCACCATTTTTATATTTAACGCGTGACTGTGTACTTCGAATCACATATTCTGAAACATCCCCACGGTTAAAATGAGGCTCCTTAAATAGAATCGCTTCTTCTAAAACAGATGTTTCAGCAGAGGGTACAATTTTAAGCTCAAGTTTTTGACGATTTAATTGACCTAAAGCATAGAGCTCTTCTTCAGAGGCATACATATTTCCAATAATACAATCATCGATTAATCCTGTATGCCATAAATCCTTTGCTTGCACAGTAATTGGTAGATAACGATGCTCTTCTAATGTTGGCAAGCCATGCTCGGTTTCCTCCCAAGGCCCATATTTGGCATGCTGCGATGAAATCATGGCAGCTGTGCGAATATGATTCATTTTAAACAGCTTAGAGGTTGTTAAAAAGTGCTGACGAGAAAGACCAGTAAAACGCCTTGGATAAAAATTGTGACAGCCAATAATATTATCTTTATTTGGTTGGTAGGATAAAATATTTTCTACATACTTAGTCCCATTACTAATATTTAACTCTACTTTCACATTACTTGCATCAAGTGACATAAAAGCTTCTTCCTGACCAGAAAACCCCATATCTAAGCGCAAAGCCGCTAAATGATAATGTTCTTTAAAATAGCCGATATCTTTAAAGGTTAAGCCTAGGTCTTCGAAGACTGCTGGTGCAACATCAGCCGAGATATCAAACCCAAGTCGCTGCGCAAATTTATTGATTTGCTGTAATTTTTGCCGCTCCTCATTGTTATTTAACGACATTAGACAGGTAAATATACGATCAAAGCCATTGTCATGGGCTAGCTGGACATAATACTTCATTTGATCTAGTGTACTATGCTGAGGATAGAGTGAAATACCTAATCTTCTCAATTCAAATACCTCCGTTAATCAGCCATTACACTTCTACTTTTTGATTATTTGATTGTGTAACAGACTGTTTACTTTGAGCCTCCGCTTCAGCAGCTCGTTGTTCATTTTGTTTTGCCATACGATTTGCCATCGATAAGAATGGTAAATAGATACAGATAGCAACAACAATTAGAACAATACTAAGCACCGCACCGCGCCATGATTGTGTTACTAAAAAACCATTAATAATAGGAGGTGTCGTCCATGGCGCAGCTATTGTCGCTGCTGGTACTAAGCCCCATTTAGTTGCAAAGAAAGCAATTGTGACATTGATCATAGGCGTTAAAATAAACGGCACAAATAGAATTGGATTTAAAACAATTGGTAAACCGAATAGCAATGGCTCATTAATGTTAAACAATCCTGGTGCTGCCGAGAGCTTACCGACCGTGTTATACTGTTTGTTCTTCCGTGCAATGATGAAAATAGCAATGATTAAGGCAATTGTAGTACCTGAACCTCCCATATTGATAAATGCATCAAAGAATGGTTTGTTAATAATATACGGTGCTACTTTACCTGCTGAGATAGCTGCAACATTGGCATCAATTGCTTGCAGATTAATCGATTGCATAAATGGTTCAATAATATTTGCCCCATGAATACCAAATGACCATAAAAATGTTGGAATAAACGCTAAAATAAGACCTGCTACCCATGTATTTGTTAAGCCCATAAATGGCTCTTGAACGGTTGAATAAAATGTACCAATAATATCTGGAATATCAAAGCCAGCAGAAATAATTGTACGTACTAATGCTATTAAACCAATTATAATAATTGCTGGTAGTAATGCGGCAAATGACTTTGAAACTGCTGACGGTACTCCCGCAGGCATTTTTATTAAAAGCTTTGGATTGCCCGATAAACGTGAGAATAATTCAGCAGAAATTAAGGCTGTAATGAGGGCTACAAATATGCCTCCTGTACCTG
This genomic stretch from Lysinibacillus pakistanensis harbors:
- a CDS encoding DUF871 domain-containing protein, with amino-acid sequence MRRLGISLYPQHSTLDQMKYYVQLAHDNGFDRIFTCLMSLNNNEERQKLQQINKFAQRLGFDISADVAPAVFEDLGLTFKDIGYFKEHYHLAALRLDMGFSGQEEAFMSLDASNVKVELNISNGTKYVENILSYQPNKDNIIGCHNFYPRRFTGLSRQHFLTTSKLFKMNHIRTAAMISSQHAKYGPWEETEHGLPTLEEHRYLPITVQAKDLWHTGLIDDCIIGNMYASEEELYALGQLNRQKLELKIVPSAETSVLEEAILFKEPHFNRGDVSEYVIRSTQSRVKYKNGDFPAHDTKPLKQGDVTIDNNLDIRYKGELQIVLKEMPNAGSTNIVARVVEEEQFLLASIQPWESFGFTR
- a CDS encoding PTS sugar transporter subunit IIC, producing MFRFLEEKFVPVAARVGNQRHLVAIRDGFITIMPLTIVGSFAVLINTFPIELYQNALDSIWKHETWTQFGGNIWGATFGIISLLLAFVVAYHLTKSYDKDALSGGVIGLASYMTFGTFGEGGLTGLTTGTGGIFVALITALISAELFSRLSGNPKLLIKMPAGVPSAVSKSFAALLPAIIIIGLIALVRTIISAGFDIPDIIGTFYSTVQEPFMGLTNTWVAGLILAFIPTFLWSFGIHGANIIEPFMQSINLQAIDANVAAISAGKVAPYIINKPFFDAFINMGGSGTTIALIIAIFIIARKNKQYNTVGKLSAAPGLFNINEPLLFGLPIVLNPILFVPFILTPMINVTIAFFATKWGLVPAATIAAPWTTPPIINGFLVTQSWRGAVLSIVLIVVAICIYLPFLSMANRMAKQNEQRAAEAEAQSKQSVTQSNNQKVEV